The following coding sequences lie in one Mucilaginibacter sp. KACC 22773 genomic window:
- a CDS encoding head maturation protease, ClpP-related yields MSYKIYLYDTETDCIGSGSLSSAYIQTQLQEAAGQDLEVHISSVGGSAFDAIAIYDLLKKYPGNVTTYIDALAASAASIVAMGGKTIVMSKYALLMIHKPIVGSGGNADELLKDVQMLNVVQSRLAQIYMDKSGLDGVTVNSLINSVTWMTADQALDMGFIDQVEDYSLAITNSALIKKYTSTAPAVYQRCINKILNNKNNMNIENKELIEKTTSVLDKIMNFFKKVVNKQTITDKGTLHHAGELAEGAEVYNDEDMSTPAATDTYTTADGKKIDVKEGQVQKVAPAPEADPEAEDEDDDVPTSKLTPAKKATEIQNRLQQLKARLHAQNALLTEARTALEEASNRLQKTRTEVKNEIKSTYSPEGSKRSNKAKTETTPFFAPQSELAKNAVKRAVAK; encoded by the coding sequence ATGAGCTACAAAATCTACTTATACGATACCGAAACCGATTGCATTGGGTCGGGCAGTTTATCATCGGCATACATACAAACGCAGCTGCAGGAGGCCGCCGGGCAGGACCTGGAAGTGCACATCAGCTCGGTAGGCGGCAGCGCGTTTGATGCCATTGCCATATATGATCTGCTTAAAAAATATCCGGGCAATGTAACCACGTATATTGATGCCCTGGCTGCTTCGGCAGCCTCAATAGTGGCTATGGGTGGCAAAACCATTGTGATGAGCAAATATGCGCTGCTCATGATTCACAAACCCATTGTTGGCAGCGGCGGCAATGCCGATGAACTTTTAAAAGATGTGCAGATGTTGAATGTAGTACAATCGCGCCTGGCGCAAATCTACATGGACAAGTCCGGGTTGGACGGAGTAACAGTAAACAGTTTAATAAACTCCGTCACCTGGATGACTGCCGACCAGGCCCTTGACATGGGCTTTATTGACCAGGTAGAGGATTATAGCCTGGCTATTACCAACAGTGCCCTCATTAAAAAATACACCAGTACCGCCCCCGCGGTTTACCAGCGATGCATTAACAAAATCTTAAACAATAAAAACAACATGAACATCGAAAACAAAGAACTTATCGAGAAAACCACGTCGGTTTTGGATAAGATTATGAACTTCTTCAAAAAAGTGGTCAACAAGCAAACCATTACCGACAAAGGCACGCTGCACCATGCCGGCGAACTGGCCGAAGGTGCCGAAGTGTACAACGACGAAGACATGAGCACCCCGGCAGCAACCGACACTTACACCACCGCCGACGGTAAAAAGATTGACGTTAAAGAAGGCCAGGTGCAAAAAGTAGCCCCCGCGCCCGAAGCCGACCCTGAGGCCGAAGATGAGGACGATGATGTACCAACAAGCAAACTTACCCCGGCAAAAAAAGCTACCGAAATTCAAAACCGCCTGCAGCAACTGAAAGCCCGGCTGCATGCCCAAAACGCGCTGTTAACCGAAGCCCGCACAGCACTTGAAGAAGCAAGCAACCGCCTGCAAAAAACCCGCACCGAAGTTAAAAACGAAATAAAATCAACCTACAGCCCCGAAGGCTCCAAACGCAGCAACAAAGCAAAAACCGAAACCACACCCTTCTTCGCCCCGCAAAGCGAACTGGCTAAAAATGCGGTGAAAAGGGCGGTAGCGAAATAG
- a CDS encoding antitoxin Xre/MbcA/ParS toxin-binding domain-containing protein produces MKSVKGQYTTTSAKQVPSKPYVIPEHDASAFMLHDLFVPYETYFKSPLAKLGAIKHGLQSAALTDLIRVTGATQIDVAKWLDITEPTLRKHIQGARDLNQGLSEHIIQLFELFNKGLDTFGTLDEFKSWLKHYNPGIDAIPFDLLDTITGINIVIAQLIRIDYGVLA; encoded by the coding sequence ATGAAATCAGTAAAAGGGCAGTATACCACAACAAGCGCCAAGCAGGTGCCTTCAAAACCGTATGTAATACCTGAACATGATGCATCGGCATTTATGTTACATGATTTGTTTGTGCCTTACGAAACTTATTTTAAATCGCCACTGGCCAAGCTTGGTGCCATAAAACACGGTTTGCAATCTGCCGCCCTCACCGATTTAATTCGTGTTACGGGCGCAACGCAAATTGATGTTGCCAAATGGCTTGATATCACCGAGCCAACCCTGCGTAAACACATCCAGGGCGCAAGGGATTTAAACCAGGGCCTGAGCGAGCACATCATCCAGCTTTTTGAACTTTTTAATAAAGGCCTTGATACCTTTGGCACGCTTGATGAATTTAAAAGCTGGTTAAAGCATTACAACCCCGGCATTGATGCCATCCCCTTTGATTTGCTCGATACCATCACCGGTATCAACATTGTGATAGCTCAGCTTATCCGTATTGATTACGGGGTTTTGGCTTAA
- a CDS encoding RES family NAD+ phosphorylase — translation MLTYRISQTKYAHDRKGSGIDGRWNSAGQYVIYTGGSLALSCLEKLAHSVGTSLQSGNFSVIIIEVPDKLPIAEITISQLTKLNEQWAKVINYPITQQLGDEWLHKMETAILKVPSAIIDLEYNYLLNPAHPDFEKIKIRSVNKFTFDPRLKAQ, via the coding sequence TTGCTCACCTACCGCATAAGCCAAACCAAATATGCCCATGACCGTAAAGGTTCGGGGATCGACGGGAGATGGAACTCGGCGGGCCAGTATGTTATTTACACGGGTGGTTCCCTGGCGCTTTCCTGTTTAGAAAAACTTGCCCATTCGGTTGGTACGTCGTTACAAAGCGGCAATTTCTCGGTGATCATTATCGAAGTTCCGGATAAACTACCCATCGCCGAAATAACGATCAGCCAACTTACCAAGCTCAACGAACAATGGGCCAAGGTGATTAATTACCCCATTACCCAACAGCTGGGCGATGAATGGCTGCATAAAATGGAAACCGCGATTTTAAAAGTACCATCGGCAATTATTGACCTGGAATATAACTACCTGCTTAACCCGGCCCACCCGGATTTTGAAAAAATAAAAATTCGCAGCGTAAACAAATTTACTTTCGACCCAAGGTTGAAGGCGCAATAA
- a CDS encoding DUF6712 family protein codes for MIYLINQTTFQQYEDITVNIKPERLKVFVKKAQELDLKPFLGHALYYDFLSHFNEDGTLQDDTPQPYKDLLNGTEYLDDYGHIVLYEGLAPTMVYFTFARFIENDAVHYTATGPVIKRHENGDALTSPEVVKLVQQQRSIANAYANDIEKFLWDNKADFPLWRYNAKNKTSRQAGPRIRGVDKNDFNYPGSYNNYNLTITEFLN; via the coding sequence ATGATCTATCTCATCAATCAAACCACATTTCAGCAATACGAGGATATTACTGTAAATATAAAACCCGAACGCCTGAAGGTATTCGTCAAAAAAGCGCAGGAACTGGATTTAAAACCTTTTTTAGGGCATGCCTTGTACTATGATTTTTTAAGCCACTTTAATGAAGATGGCACCCTGCAGGATGATACCCCGCAACCCTACAAAGACCTTTTGAATGGCACTGAGTATCTTGACGATTACGGCCATATTGTATTGTACGAAGGCCTGGCCCCTACGATGGTATACTTCACCTTTGCCCGCTTTATTGAAAACGATGCGGTGCACTATACAGCAACCGGCCCGGTAATTAAACGCCATGAAAACGGCGATGCGCTTACATCGCCCGAAGTGGTAAAACTGGTACAGCAGCAACGCAGCATTGCCAACGCTTACGCCAACGACATTGAAAAGTTTTTGTGGGACAACAAGGCCGACTTCCCGCTATGGCGATATAATGCCAAAAACAAAACCAGCAGGCAGGCCGGCCCCCGGATAAGGGGTGTGGATAAAAATGACTTTAACTACCCTGGCAGCTACAACAATTACAATTTAACCATTACCGAATTTTTAAACTGA
- a CDS encoding RNA recognition motif domain-containing protein, with translation MKVFIAGLPLEVDEAELTAVFGDFGPVKSLRIIKDRETKESKGFGFVEMVNDNEAKEAIRCMNGASYYGRRITVNIAEDKGPGFNGGGNTGGGKGGFRRN, from the coding sequence ATGAAAGTATTTATTGCAGGGCTTCCTTTAGAAGTAGATGAGGCCGAATTAACAGCAGTTTTTGGTGATTTTGGGCCGGTTAAATCGCTCAGGATCATTAAAGACCGCGAAACAAAAGAGAGTAAGGGTTTTGGGTTTGTAGAGATGGTGAACGATAACGAAGCGAAGGAAGCGATAAGGTGTATGAATGGCGCAAGTTATTATGGACGCAGGATTACAGTTAACATAGCCGAAGACAAAGGGCCTGGTTTTAACGGCGGTGGCAACACTGGTGGTGGAAAAGGCGGTTTCAGGCGCAACTAA
- a CDS encoding terminase small subunit, which produces MKTSYKFKNAQQLGELIDDYFLYIKGEYELTQPKGRSAKPIQKIYSREPEFPTISSLALFLGFDSMIDFKQYEEMRKYSRPFKHARLRIEAAYQQLLFEKPTATIFALKSMGWNDKPGATKTSTETHKTLKVEMTSTGPKPASTEKEVDVLI; this is translated from the coding sequence ATGAAAACTTCTTATAAATTCAAAAACGCCCAACAGTTGGGCGAGTTGATAGACGATTATTTTTTATACATTAAAGGAGAGTATGAATTAACGCAGCCAAAAGGACGCTCAGCAAAACCAATTCAGAAAATTTATAGCCGTGAGCCAGAATTCCCTACCATTAGCAGCCTGGCTTTATTCCTTGGGTTTGATAGTATGATAGATTTTAAGCAATATGAAGAGATGCGAAAATATTCAAGGCCTTTTAAACATGCCCGATTGCGTATTGAAGCCGCATACCAGCAATTACTTTTTGAAAAACCAACCGCTACCATATTCGCACTGAAAAGCATGGGCTGGAATGACAAGCCAGGAGCAACTAAAACATCAACCGAAACCCACAAAACCCTCAAAGTCGAGATGACCAGCACCGGCCCGAAACCTGCATCTACCGAAAAGGAAGTGGATGTTTTAATTTGA
- a CDS encoding gliding motility-associated C-terminal domain-containing protein — translation MQASVKVSAILVLLLFTAIISFGQAPDISYPTPNVYKINTVITALKPTNTGGEVPATIYGQTDVLAGTGLHGAQDGSANQAQFTEPYGMATDAEGNIYLADADNYRIRKITPQGMVSTLAPDGIPGGPNFASPKFNLPYGVVRDAAGNLFVANYGNHNILKIVPDGTITVFAGGLLIGTPLDGQGTAASIINPNAIAIDAAGTLYVSDGSNLIRKISPTGYVYTFVGSGTAATVDGKYNTASFKQPAGIVVDATGNLYIAEQGGNVIRKVSPFGDVTTFAGSGTFGAGDGTGTAAKFAFPTGITIDKSGNLYVADRGNGTIRKITPDQVVTTIAGGGPRGTQSGVGTGVYFSSPAGITLGPDGNLIVSEFDGNYLKKVITTGYTIDKALPTGLVFDPKTGIITGTPTVIWPATDYVVTAYNAGGSSSFTLNIEVREFVGNITASAVTGDINICEGSPSPYLQFTVEGTNLASNIDVAPPAGFQVSASPAAGYNDFMFLVLQSNKVKPITLYLKLKENLTAATHAGNLILSSVGAENVNVPLTAQVNKLPVVEPVINPQPYCEGAVTSPIVFTGTGDVYSWTNNNPAIGLPAGGTGNISFTAINKTSLPLIATVTVTPNSATGSMCAGKPVTFTIKVNPAATPTVVINQVNIPCAGQLVSFNATAANAGANPAYQWQVNGANAGTDNAVFNSSTLQANDAVTCTVTAADLLCSAPATSNTLRVSYKPDAAPPTVSIDKTGDISGCSGGSFVFTAIAVNEGLNPTYQWLLNGLPVVNNAGKTYTTNTLANGDRITCVVINNDGCTPIVSQVSAPANIIITPVQVSTVTISSSVAIPICAASTVTFTPLPANYQTSEGLPTYVWYLNGAPVGSADTYTTNTLTDGDEVYCLMTTYGKCVTPAPVQSNIIKVLIKPVILPTVSINPNGTVSSCSGAALSFTAMATNAGSNPTYQWMVNGQQINNPGSVYATSTLAGGDKVTCVVVNSDGCTPVSSPISEVANIIADPVQVSTVTIAASVPMPVCQGKEITFTPTPANYQTGSGVPTYLWYLNGALVSNSDTYTTKMLADGDQVYCVMTTYGKCVAPTPAQSNIIDVSLKPEAGCIIAPIVIPNAFTPNGDGRNDTWSIPALANYPGCIVNVFNRHGISVFRSVDYKQAWNGNYNSGIVPSGTYYYIIEPQKGHAKLSGYVVVIR, via the coding sequence GTGCAGGCGTCTGTAAAAGTATCGGCTATTTTAGTTTTGCTGTTATTTACGGCAATCATATCTTTTGGCCAGGCCCCGGATATCAGTTATCCAACACCAAATGTTTACAAGATTAATACAGTTATAACGGCGTTGAAGCCAACTAATACCGGCGGCGAGGTGCCCGCGACCATTTACGGCCAAACCGATGTGCTGGCCGGCACCGGTTTACATGGCGCGCAGGATGGCAGCGCCAACCAGGCACAGTTTACAGAGCCGTATGGAATGGCGACTGATGCTGAAGGCAATATTTACCTTGCCGATGCCGATAATTACCGTATCCGTAAAATTACCCCGCAGGGTATGGTGTCAACCCTGGCGCCTGATGGAATTCCGGGAGGGCCAAATTTTGCTTCTCCCAAATTTAACCTCCCGTATGGCGTGGTAAGGGACGCCGCCGGTAATTTATTTGTAGCCAATTATGGTAACCATAATATATTAAAAATAGTACCTGATGGTACAATAACCGTATTTGCAGGCGGCTTACTAATTGGTACGCCCCTGGATGGGCAAGGTACGGCTGCCAGTATTATTAACCCTAATGCCATAGCTATAGATGCTGCCGGTACCCTTTATGTATCTGACGGTAGTAACCTTATTCGTAAAATTTCGCCTACAGGCTATGTATATACATTTGTGGGTAGCGGTACGGCAGCCACCGTGGATGGAAAATACAATACAGCAAGCTTTAAACAACCGGCAGGGATTGTGGTTGATGCTACAGGCAACCTATATATTGCCGAACAAGGAGGTAATGTTATAAGAAAAGTAAGCCCTTTTGGCGATGTAACAACTTTTGCCGGCAGCGGTACATTTGGTGCCGGCGACGGTACGGGTACGGCAGCAAAGTTTGCTTTCCCAACCGGTATCACAATTGATAAATCTGGAAACCTGTACGTAGCCGACCGGGGTAATGGTACAATAAGGAAAATAACCCCCGACCAGGTGGTTACTACCATTGCAGGCGGAGGGCCAAGGGGCACCCAGAGTGGGGTTGGAACAGGTGTTTATTTTAGTAGCCCGGCAGGCATAACTTTGGGCCCCGATGGGAATTTGATTGTATCTGAATTTGACGGCAATTATTTAAAAAAAGTAATAACTACTGGCTACACTATTGATAAGGCGCTGCCAACAGGTTTGGTGTTTGATCCTAAAACGGGCATTATAACTGGAACGCCAACAGTGATATGGCCAGCTACCGATTATGTTGTTACAGCTTACAACGCCGGAGGGAGCAGCAGCTTTACGCTAAACATTGAAGTAAGGGAATTTGTGGGCAACATTACGGCTTCGGCAGTAACCGGTGATATAAATATTTGCGAGGGCTCACCTTCACCTTACTTGCAGTTTACGGTTGAGGGTACAAATTTAGCTTCAAATATAGATGTTGCGCCTCCGGCCGGTTTCCAGGTTTCCGCAAGTCCTGCGGCGGGTTATAATGATTTTATGTTCCTGGTATTGCAGAGCAATAAAGTTAAGCCCATAACACTTTATCTGAAATTAAAAGAAAATCTGACTGCCGCAACACATGCAGGCAATTTGATATTATCATCAGTTGGTGCAGAAAATGTTAATGTGCCGCTTACCGCCCAGGTAAATAAATTACCAGTAGTTGAGCCGGTTATAAACCCGCAGCCTTATTGCGAAGGCGCGGTAACTTCGCCCATAGTTTTTACGGGTACCGGCGATGTTTATAGCTGGACAAATAATAACCCGGCCATTGGCCTGCCGGCTGGCGGTACAGGAAATATATCTTTTACAGCTATTAATAAAACCAGTCTGCCTTTAATCGCCACTGTAACGGTTACACCAAATTCTGCCACAGGCTCAATGTGTGCCGGTAAACCGGTTACTTTTACCATAAAAGTTAACCCCGCGGCAACGCCAACGGTTGTCATCAACCAGGTTAATATACCGTGTGCCGGTCAGTTAGTATCTTTTAATGCTACGGCAGCCAATGCAGGTGCCAATCCTGCATATCAATGGCAGGTAAACGGGGCAAATGCAGGAACCGATAACGCAGTTTTCAACAGTAGTACTTTACAGGCCAATGACGCAGTTACCTGTACCGTAACGGCTGCGGACTTGCTTTGCAGTGCACCAGCTACGTCAAATACACTCAGGGTATCTTATAAGCCCGACGCCGCCCCCCCAACGGTAAGTATTGATAAGACAGGTGACATTAGCGGCTGCTCGGGCGGTAGTTTTGTGTTTACGGCTATAGCAGTAAATGAAGGCCTTAATCCAACTTATCAATGGCTTTTAAACGGCTTGCCGGTTGTTAACAACGCCGGCAAAACTTATACCACTAATACCTTGGCCAACGGCGACAGGATAACTTGTGTGGTTATCAACAATGATGGCTGCACACCAATTGTTTCACAGGTATCGGCACCGGCAAATATTATTATAACACCGGTACAGGTAAGTACCGTAACCATTAGTTCATCGGTTGCTATACCCATATGTGCAGCCAGCACGGTTACTTTTACCCCGTTGCCTGCCAATTATCAAACATCTGAAGGCTTACCTACCTATGTTTGGTATTTGAATGGCGCTCCGGTTGGCAGTGCCGATACTTATACAACTAATACCCTTACCGACGGTGACGAGGTATATTGCCTTATGACTACGTATGGTAAATGTGTTACGCCTGCACCTGTTCAATCAAACATAATTAAAGTGCTGATAAAGCCGGTTATTTTGCCAACGGTTAGTATTAATCCGAACGGTACAGTCAGCTCGTGTTCGGGAGCTGCGCTTTCTTTCACCGCCATGGCCACTAACGCGGGTAGTAACCCAACTTACCAATGGATGGTAAACGGGCAGCAAATTAATAATCCGGGCAGTGTGTATGCCACCAGTACGTTGGCCGGGGGCGATAAAGTAACGTGCGTGGTTGTAAATAGCGATGGTTGCACACCTGTTTCCTCGCCGATATCTGAAGTTGCAAATATTATTGCCGATCCTGTTCAGGTGAGTACGGTTACTATAGCGGCATCAGTGCCTATGCCTGTATGCCAGGGTAAAGAAATAACTTTTACACCTACACCGGCAAACTATCAAACCGGTAGCGGTGTGCCAACGTACTTATGGTATTTAAATGGCGCACTGGTAAGCAACAGCGATACTTATACTACTAAGATGTTAGCTGATGGCGACCAGGTGTATTGTGTTATGACTACGTATGGCAAATGTGTTGCCCCCACGCCGGCCCAATCAAACATCATCGATGTAAGCCTTAAGCCCGAAGCTGGTTGTATCATAGCGCCCATAGTTATACCCAATGCATTTACGCCCAATGGCGATGGCCGTAATGATACCTGGAGCATACCGGCGCTGGCAAATTATCCGGGATGCATAGTAAACGTGTTTAACCGTCATGGTATTTCGGTATTCAGATCGGTAGATTATAAACAGGCCTGGAACGGAAATTACAATAGCGGTATTGTACCATCCGGAACGTACTATTATATCATCGAGCCCCAAAAAGGGCACGCAAAATTATCCGGGTATGTAGTTGTTATAAGATAA
- a CDS encoding PBSX family phage terminase large subunit, protein MTNDQLTNDPKFEVSILFGQNYNTDAHVVVNQGGTSSGKTYAIGQVLFCIACQAPKQVITIVGQDIPNLKAGVLRDALSIYNSSVVLQTAVKSYNKSDRIFEFHNGTLIEFKSYADPQDAKSGKRDYLFINEANGISYAVYAELALRTRKRIYIDYNPNSTFWVHEQVIGRPGVQTIISDHRHNPFLDDTVRAKIESLKTEDIELWKVYARGLTGKISGLIFPNWYVCEQIPPEARLIATGLDFGFTNDPTTCLQVYLQNGELWIHELIYQTGLTNTDIATRLKAEGLSLKTEIIADSAEPKSIEEFKRMGWYITGAKKGADSINNSIDILKRYKINVTRASVNLRKELDRYKWRVDRSGKTINEAVDSYNHLIDALRYVALNKLAINNRDNKLRSRLPYNPKITSRSMFDELIGSRF, encoded by the coding sequence ATGACTAATGACCAATTAACCAATGACCCCAAATTTGAAGTATCTATCCTGTTTGGGCAAAATTACAATACCGATGCCCATGTTGTGGTAAACCAGGGCGGCACAAGCTCGGGTAAAACCTACGCCATTGGGCAGGTGCTGTTTTGTATAGCTTGCCAGGCGCCAAAACAGGTTATAACCATAGTAGGCCAGGATATTCCCAACTTAAAAGCAGGCGTGCTGCGCGATGCGTTAAGTATTTACAATAGCTCGGTTGTGTTACAAACAGCGGTAAAAAGCTATAATAAAAGCGACCGGATATTTGAGTTCCATAACGGCACTTTAATCGAATTTAAAAGCTATGCCGATCCGCAGGACGCCAAATCGGGCAAGCGCGATTACCTGTTTATAAACGAAGCCAATGGCATAAGCTACGCGGTCTATGCCGAGCTGGCCTTGCGCACCCGCAAACGTATTTATATAGATTATAACCCCAACAGCACCTTTTGGGTACATGAACAGGTAATAGGCAGGCCGGGAGTGCAAACCATCATATCCGATCACAGGCATAACCCCTTTTTGGATGATACTGTCAGGGCCAAAATAGAATCGTTAAAAACCGAGGATATCGAATTATGGAAAGTGTATGCCCGGGGCCTTACCGGTAAAATATCCGGGCTCATATTCCCCAACTGGTATGTTTGCGAACAAATTCCGCCCGAAGCCAGGTTAATTGCCACCGGCCTGGATTTTGGTTTTACCAACGACCCAACCACCTGCCTGCAGGTTTACCTGCAAAATGGCGAGCTATGGATACACGAATTGATATACCAAACCGGGCTCACCAATACCGATATAGCCACCAGGCTAAAAGCCGAAGGCCTGAGCCTTAAAACCGAGATTATTGCCGATAGCGCCGAGCCAAAATCGATAGAAGAATTTAAGCGCATGGGCTGGTACATCACCGGGGCAAAAAAAGGCGCCGACAGTATCAATAATTCTATTGATATACTTAAACGGTATAAAATAAACGTAACCCGCGCCAGCGTCAACCTGCGCAAGGAGCTCGACCGCTATAAATGGCGTGTTGACCGCAGCGGCAAAACCATCAACGAAGCTGTAGATTCCTACAACCACTTGATAGATGCCCTAAGATATGTGGCTTTAAATAAACTGGCAATAAACAACCGCGACAACAAATTAAGATCGAGGCTGCCGTATAACCCTAAAATAACCAGCCGCAGCATGTTTGATGAACTAATCGGCTCACGTTTTTAA
- a CDS encoding acyltransferase family protein, whose amino-acid sequence MKKLDYITILRAIAILSVIVVHVKQQSAGTEHLHPYILSIMDNGARGVQLFYMLSAFTLFLSFSQRGVNLGQYFVRRFFRIAPLYYVAIVYYLWQDGFGPRYWLGDAQHISTANILSNFAFINGFNPYWITSIVPGGWSVAIEVAFYCLLPLLFMRIKSMQQAINFTLITLAIRFALLFLFSRYCMISDYRLWSEYLFLYLPNQLPVFALGVVLFYLIYDKGKIKISSKQLFLCFIVLIIGLSIPQAQLLPQIFYFGLAFLVFVMALHDKQPRLLFNRAFNYIGTISYTLYLSHWAVIYFINKFKIVNLLPSKNEPLALANFLLNYFWVLILSIVLSTILYYTIELPMQKVGRKLIKERL is encoded by the coding sequence ATGAAAAAACTGGACTATATCACTATTTTAAGAGCGATAGCTATATTATCTGTTATAGTCGTACATGTAAAACAGCAATCGGCAGGCACAGAACACCTTCATCCATATATATTATCAATAATGGACAACGGGGCGCGAGGTGTGCAATTGTTCTACATGCTCAGTGCATTTACTTTGTTCTTATCGTTTAGCCAACGTGGTGTCAATTTAGGACAATACTTTGTTAGGCGTTTTTTCAGGATAGCACCATTGTATTATGTTGCTATAGTTTATTATTTATGGCAAGATGGTTTTGGCCCGCGTTATTGGCTGGGTGATGCACAGCACATTTCAACTGCCAACATTCTATCTAACTTTGCTTTTATAAATGGTTTTAACCCTTATTGGATTACCAGCATTGTGCCGGGTGGTTGGTCTGTAGCTATTGAGGTGGCATTTTATTGCCTGTTGCCACTCTTGTTTATGCGGATTAAAAGCATGCAACAGGCAATAAATTTTACACTCATTACTTTGGCAATAAGATTTGCATTGCTCTTCTTGTTTAGCCGCTATTGCATGATAAGCGATTATAGATTATGGAGTGAGTATTTGTTTTTATACCTCCCCAATCAGTTGCCAGTGTTCGCTTTGGGCGTAGTGTTATTTTACCTTATCTATGACAAAGGAAAGATTAAAATTTCATCAAAACAGTTATTTCTATGTTTCATTGTTTTGATTATTGGGCTTTCAATCCCGCAAGCGCAGTTATTGCCACAAATATTTTACTTTGGCTTAGCCTTTCTAGTATTCGTTATGGCTTTGCATGATAAACAGCCTCGTTTATTATTTAATAGAGCTTTTAATTATATCGGGACTATCAGCTATACTTTGTACCTATCACATTGGGCGGTGATCTATTTTATCAATAAATTTAAAATCGTTAATCTTTTACCTTCGAAAAATGAACCGCTGGCACTTGCCAACTTTCTCTTAAACTATTTTTGGGTACTTATATTAAGCATTGTATTATCAACGATACTTTATTATACAATTGAACTACCTATGCAAAAAGTTGGAAGGAAGTTAATTAAAGAGCGCCTTTAA